In Hemiscyllium ocellatum isolate sHemOce1 unplaced genomic scaffold, sHemOce1.pat.X.cur. scaffold_2949_pat_ctg1, whole genome shotgun sequence, the DNA window ccccccccacacacaaacacacacacacaggggaacagcaggaggccatccagccccttccccagcctgtcccacaggGACAGTACATTTGCGTagcctccctccccctcccagttACCTGGTGCGGGTGTAGGGATAGGCGTTCCAGGACTGCTCCTCCACCTGCAGCGCTGCCTTGGGGAGGAGGGCCCGGAACCAGGCAGGGATGTGGGATCCCACGTGGTACACCTTGTGGGTGAACTGTCCGGACCCACCCGGGCCATCGGAATACGGGCGGTTCTCCAGGATCTCCACCCCACTGTCCTCCCCACTGCTCTCCTCCCGACTCTTCTTCtacaggggggggggggagggagagagggggagggggagagggagggggagaggggggggagcgagggagggagagagggagggagagagagggagagagattagattccccacagtgtggaaacaggtcgttcagcccaacaagtccacaccgaccctccgaagagtaacccacccagacctattcccctctgactagtgcaactaacactacgggacaatttcccacagcccataccaccctaacctgcacatccctgagcactatgggacaatttccatggccaatccaccctaacctgcacatccctgggcactatgggacaatttcccacggccaatcccaccctaacctgcacatccctgggcactatgggacaatttcccgtggccaatcccaccctaacctgcacatccctgggcactatgggacaatttcccacggccaatcccaccctaacctgcacatccctgggcactatgggacaatttcccacggtcaatcacaccctaacctgcacatccctgggcactatgggacaatttagcacggccaaccaccctaacctgtacatccctggggactatgggacaatttcccatggccaatcccaccctaacctgcacatccctgcgcactatgggacaatttcccatggccaatccaccctaacctgcacatccctgggcactatgggacaatttcacatggccaaaccaccctaatctgcacatccctggacactatgggacaatttcccatggccaataccactctaacctgcacacccctgggcactatgggacaatttccatggccaatccaccctaacctgcacatccctgggcacgatgggacaatttcccatggccaatccaccctaacctgcacatctgtgggcaCGAaaagacaatttcccatggccaatcccaccctaacctgcacatccctggacactatgagacaatttcccatggccaatcccaccctaacctgcacatccctggacactatgagacaatttcccatggccaatcccaccctaacctgcacatccctgggcactatgggacaatttcccatggccaacccaccctaacctgcacatccctgggcactatgggacaatttcccatggccaatccaccctaacctgcacatccctgggcactatgggacaatttcccatggccaaccccaccctaacctgcacatccctggtcactatgggacaatttcccatggccaatccaccctaacctgcacatccctgggcactatgggacaatttcacatggccaacccaccctaacctgcacatccctggacactatgggacaatttcccatggccaataccactctaacctgcacacccctgggcactatgggacaatttcccatggccaatccaccctaacctgcacatccctgggcactatgggacaatttcccatggccaatccaccctaacctgcacatctgtgggcaCGAaaagacaatttcccatggccaatcccaccctaactgcacatccctgggcattatgggacaatttcccatggccaatcccaccctaacctgcacatccctggacactatgagacaatttcccatggccaatcccaccctaacctgcacatccctgggcactatgggacaatttcccatagccaatcccacccgaacctgcaaatccctggacactatgggacaatttcccatggccaactcaccctaacctgcacatcctgggcactatgggacaatttcccctggccaatcccaccctaacctgcacatccctgggcactatgggacaatttcccatggccaatcccaccctaacctgcacatccctggacactatgagacaatttcccatggccaatcccaccctaacctgcacatcccggggcactatgggacaatttcccatggccaatccaccctaacctgcacatccctgggcactatgggacaatttcccatggccaacccaccctaacctgcacatccctgggcactatgggacaatttcccatggccaatccaccctaacctgcacatccctggtcactatgggacaatttcccatggccaatccaccctaacctgcacatccctgggcactatgggacaatttcacatggccaacccaccctaatctgcacatccctggacactatgggacaatttcccatggccaataccactctaacctgcacaccctgggcactatgggacaatttcccatggccaatccaccctaacctgcacatccctgggcactatgggacaatttcccatggccaatccaccctaacctgcacatctgtgggcaCGAaaagacaatttcccatggccaatcccaccctaacctgcacatccctgggcattatgggacaatttcccatggccaatcccaccctaacctgcacatccctggacactatgagacaatttcccatggccaatcccaccctaacctgcacatccctgggcactatgggacaatttcccatagccaatcccacccgaacctgcaaatccctggacactatgggacaatttcccatggccaactcaccctaacctgcacatcctgggcactatgggacaatttcccctggccaatcccaccctaacctgcacatccctgggcactatgggacaatttcccatggccaacacaccctaacctgcatatccctgggcacgatgggacaatttcacgtggccaacccaccctaacctgcacatccctgcacactatgggacaatttcccctggccaatcccaccctaacctgcacatccctgggcactatgggacaatttcccatggccactccaccctaacctgcacatccctgggcactatgggacaatttcccatggccaatccaccctaatctacacatccctgggcactatgggacaatttcccatggccaatcccaccctaacctacacatccctgggcactatgggacaatttcccatggccactccaccctaacctgcacatccctgggtactatgggacaatttcccatggccaatcccaccctaacctacacatccctgggcactatgggacaatttcccatggccaatccaccttaacctgcacatccctgggcattatgggacaatttcccatggccaatccaccctaacctggacatccctgggcattatgggacactttcccatggccaatccaccctaacctgcacatccctgggcactacgggacaatttcccatggccaatccaccttaacctgcacaaccctgggcattatgggacaatttcccatggccaatccaccctaacctgcacatccctgggcattatgggacaatttcccatggccaacccaccctaacctgcacatcccaggacactatgggacaattttccatggccaatccaccctaacctacacatcccagggcattatgggacaatttcccatggccaatccaccctaacctgctcatccctgggcactatgggacaatttcccgtggccaacccaccctaacctgcacatccctgggcactatgggacaatttcccatggccaatccaccctaacctacacatcccagggcactatgggacaatttcccatggccaatccaccctagcctacacatccctgggcattatgggacaatttcccatggccaatccaccctaactgcacatccctgggcactatgggacaatttttcatgcccaatcccaccctaacctgcacatccctgggcactatgggacaatttcccatggccaatccaccctaacctgcacatccctgggcactatgggacaatttcacatggccaatcccaccctaacctgcacatccctgggcattatgggacaatttcccatggccaatcccaccctaacctgcacatccctgggcactatgggacaatttcccatagccaatcccaccctaacctgcaaatccctggacactatgggacaatttcccatggccaacccaccctaacctgcacatcctgggcactatgggacaatttcccctggccaatcccaccctaacctgcacatccctgggcactatgggacaatttcccatggccaacacaccctaacctgcatatccctgggcacgatgggacaatttcacgtggccaacccaccctaacctgcacatccctgcacactatgggacaatttcccctggccaatcccaccctaacctgcacatccctgggcactatgggacaatttcccatggccactccaccctaacctgcacatccctgggcactatgggacaatttcccatggccaatccacctaatctacacatccctgggcacgatgggacaatttcccatggccagtcccatcctaacctgcacatccctgggcactatgggacaatttcccatggccaacccaccctaacttgcacagccctgggcactatgggacaatttcccatggccaatccaccctaacctacacatccctgggcactttgggacaatttcccatggccaatcccaccctaacctacacatccctgggcactatgggacaatttcccatggccaatccacccgaacctgcacatccctgggcactatgggacaatttcccacggccaatcccaccctaacctgcacatccctgggcactatgggacaatttcccatggcctatcccaccctaacctacacatccctgggcactatgggacaatttccatggccaatccaccctaacctgcacatccctgggcactatgggacaatttcccatggccaatccaccttaacctgcacatccctgggcactatgggacaatttcccatggccaatcccaccctaacctacacatccctgggcattatgggacaatttcccatggccaatccaccctaacctggacatccctgggcattatgggacactttcccatggccaatcccaccctaacctgcacatccaggacactatgggacaattttccatggccaatccaccctaacctacacatcccagggcattatgggacaatttcccatggccaatccaccctaacctgctcatccctgggcactatgggacaatttcccgtggccaacccaccctaacctgcacatccctgggcactatgggacaatttcccatggccaatccaccctaacctacacatcccagggcactatgggacaatttcccatggccaatccaccctagcctacacatccctgggcattatgggacaatttcccatggccaatccaccctaacctgcacatccctgggcactatgggacaatttttcatgcccaatcccaccctaacctgcacatccctgggcactatgggacaatttcccatggccaatccaccctaacctgcacatccctgggcactatgggacaatttcacatggccaatcccaccctaactgcacatccctgggcattatgggacaatttcccatggccaatcccaccctaacctgcacatccctgggcactatgagacaatttcccatggccaatcccaccctaacctgcacatccctgggcactatgggacaatttcccatagccaatcccaccctaacctgcaaatccctggacactatgggacaatttcccatggccaaccccaccctaacctgcacatcctgggcactatgggacaatttcccctggccaatcccaccctaacctgcacatccctgggcactatgggacaatttcccatggccaacacaccctaacctgcatatccctgggcacgatgggacaatttcacgtggccaacccaccctaacctgcacatccctgcacactatgggacaatttcccctggccaatcccaccctaacctgcacatccctgggcactatgggacaatttcccatggccactccaccctaacctgcacatccctgggcactatgggacaatttcccatggccaatccaccctaatctacacatccctgggcacgatgggacaatttcccatggccagtcccatcctaacctgcacatccctgggcactatgggacaatttcccatggccaacccaccctaacttgcacagccctgggcattatgggacaatttcccatggccaatccaccctaacctacacatcctgggcactttgggacaatttcccatggccaatcccaccctaacctacacatccctgggcactatgggacaatttcccatggccaatccacccgaacctgcacatccctgggcactatgggacaatttcccacggccaatcccaccctaacctgcacatccctgggcactatgggacaatttcccatggccaatcccaccctaacctacacatccctgggcactatgggacaatttcccatggccaatccaccctaacctgcacatccctgggcactacgggacaatttcccatggccaatccaccttaacctgcacaaccctgggcattatgggacaatttcccatggccaatccaccctaaactgcacatccctgggcactatgggacaatttcccatggccaatccaccttaacctgcacaaccctgggcattatgggacaatttcccatggccaatccaccctaacctgcacatccctgggcattatgggacaatttcccatggccaacccaccctaacctgcacatcccaggacactatgggacaattttccatggccaatccaccctaacctacacatcccagggcattatgggacaatttcccatggccaatccaccctaacctgctcatccctgggcactatgggacaatttcccgtggccaatccaccctaacctacacatcccagggcactatgggacaatttcccatggccaatccaccctagcctacacatccctgggcattatgggacaatttcccatggccaatccaccctaacctgcacatccctgggcactatgggacaatttcccatcgCCAACGCACccaatcctgcacatccctgggcactatgggacaatttcccatggccaatccaccctaacatgcacatccctggacactatgggacaatttccaatggccaatccaccctaacctgcacatccctgggcactacgggacaatttcccatggccaatcccaccctaatctgcacatccctgggcactaagggacaatttccCGTGgcaaacccaccctaacctgcacatccctgcgcactatgggacaatttcccatggccaatccaccctaacctgcacatcccaggacactatgggacaattttccatggccaatccaccctaacct includes these proteins:
- the LOC132812709 gene encoding membrane-associated phosphatidylinositol transfer protein 1-like, whose protein sequence is MLIKEYRIALPMSLSEYQVAQLYMIQKKSREESSGEDSGVEILENRPYSDGPGGSGQFTHKVYHVGSHIPAWFRALLPKAALQVEEQSWNAYPYTRT